The Kineothrix sp. MB12-C1 genome includes a window with the following:
- a CDS encoding acyltransferase family protein, with translation MKKTEVITAFFMFIVWCIFLRVSGFIEVQKISENEIVGWVLLALLMLLLFYGAKKAPAGDYTKEMFCLKKSKAFQGFLAVCVILHHMYIVLSSKLGYKGVLSIFENSGVIIVGFFFFASGYGLITSLYQKEDYLKGFIKKRVFTVLVPFFICNYAYMVTMLLMGRKYAMSDLLYAFIGVKLLNSQMWFAVEIMFLYFLFYFIFRFIKREKMAYTIMGVCIVAMMAGSLLLGHDLTTDEIANWFRGEWWYNTTFVFFMGLLAARFKEKLLPWIKKRYYLCLSMLLVLSSFFGFMSKRLLEEKGYWIENMFYKGYAEKIETLAFQLPMVVCSVAVILLLMMKITFYNKVLDFLGRLSLEVILINNVFIIVLLKLAVVNEALYIIAVFVTTILAAMAIYKIKLWVLDKKDYWGRKYYNK, from the coding sequence ATGAAAAAGACAGAAGTGATTACTGCGTTTTTTATGTTTATAGTGTGGTGCATTTTCTTAAGGGTATCTGGCTTTATTGAAGTGCAGAAAATATCGGAAAATGAAATAGTAGGCTGGGTGCTTCTCGCATTGCTTATGCTGCTGTTGTTTTATGGAGCAAAAAAAGCTCCGGCAGGAGATTATACGAAAGAGATGTTTTGTTTGAAAAAAAGCAAGGCATTTCAGGGATTTTTAGCAGTTTGTGTTATCCTGCACCATATGTATATCGTATTATCGTCTAAACTAGGTTATAAAGGTGTGTTGAGCATATTTGAAAATTCAGGGGTTATTATTGTAGGATTTTTTTTCTTTGCGTCAGGTTATGGTCTTATTACAAGCTTATATCAAAAGGAAGATTATTTAAAAGGCTTTATAAAAAAGCGAGTATTCACCGTATTGGTTCCTTTTTTTATTTGTAATTACGCCTATATGGTGACGATGCTTCTGATGGGAAGAAAATATGCAATGAGTGATTTGCTGTACGCCTTTATCGGAGTGAAGCTTTTAAATTCTCAAATGTGGTTTGCCGTGGAAATTATGTTTTTGTATTTTCTGTTTTATTTTATCTTTCGTTTTATCAAGCGGGAAAAAATGGCTTATACGATTATGGGAGTTTGCATCGTGGCCATGATGGCCGGCAGCTTGTTGCTGGGACATGATTTGACGACCGATGAAATCGCCAACTGGTTCAGGGGAGAATGGTGGTATAATACGACATTCGTATTTTTTATGGGCTTGCTAGCTGCTCGTTTTAAAGAAAAATTGCTGCCATGGATTAAAAAAAGGTATTATTTATGCTTGAGTATGCTTCTTGTTCTCAGTTCGTTTTTTGGATTTATGTCAAAAAGATTGCTTGAAGAAAAAGGCTATTGGATTGAAAATATGTTTTATAAAGGATATGCGGAAAAAATTGAAACATTGGCTTTTCAGCTCCCCATGGTCGTGTGTTCTGTTGCGGTAATTTTATTGCTTATGATGAAAATTACGTTCTATAACAAAGTATTGGATTTTTTAGGCAGGCTTTCGCTTGAAGTCATACTAATTAACAATGTATTCATCATAGTTCTTTTGAAACTTGCCGTTGTAAATGAAGCCTTATATATTATAGCGGTGTTTGTTACAACAATATTAGCCGCCATGGCTATCTATAAAATAAAATTATGGGTATTGGACAAAAAGGATTATTGGGGTAGAAAATATTATAATAAATAG
- a CDS encoding helix-turn-helix domain-containing protein, protein MDKDKFGKFVTNRRKEKNMTQKELAEILYVTDKAVSKWERGLSFPDISILEPLADALDITVMELLKGECIEEDRCISTEDARQLIHDSIAISDAEISRKHTKSKYIMIFCIVCLMLLISIILNIISFTTVPETVQDNRKFDEQQDYFYINEPEFEERE, encoded by the coding sequence ATGGATAAAGACAAATTTGGGAAATTTGTCACCAACCGAAGAAAAGAAAAAAATATGACCCAGAAAGAACTGGCAGAGATATTGTATGTGACCGATAAGGCAGTTTCAAAATGGGAAAGAGGACTTAGCTTTCCTGATATTTCAATTTTAGAGCCGTTAGCCGATGCTTTGGATATAACGGTAATGGAATTGTTAAAGGGAGAATGTATTGAGGAAGATCGTTGTATATCGACGGAAGATGCCAGGCAGCTCATTCATGATTCCATTGCAATTTCAGATGCGGAAATATCCAGAAAGCATACAAAAAGCAAGTATATTATGATTTTTTGTATTGTATGCCTTATGCTTCTTATCTCTATTATACTAAATATTATTTCCTTTACAACGGTACCGGAAACGGTACAGGATAACCGGAAGTTCGATGAGCAACAAGATTACTTTTACATAAATGAGCCGGAATTCGAAGAAAGGGAGTGA
- a CDS encoding nitroreductase family protein, with product MRDFYDVVNSRRTIRDFENEPIDDAVIERIISAGMKAPTNDHMRDWHFIVIKDKYTVAKLINKIPEQISDDDINAILRDWNLNDNCQQNAYKDAIPKQYQMLAEAACVIVPLFKQKTNILHPENLSHLNGYASIWCCIENMFLAITAEGYASVLRIPLGDEGDWARKVLNFPEDYLMPCFIAVGKASANASYVEQKEYFITERIHKNVW from the coding sequence ATGAGGGATTTTTATGATGTAGTTAATTCAAGACGAACAATTAGAGATTTTGAAAACGAGCCTATAGATGATGCGGTTATTGAAAGAATTATTTCAGCAGGAATGAAAGCACCTACAAATGACCACATGAGAGATTGGCATTTCATTGTTATTAAGGATAAGTATACTGTTGCTAAATTAATCAATAAAATACCAGAGCAAATATCTGATGATGATATTAATGCCATATTACGAGACTGGAACTTAAATGATAATTGTCAGCAAAATGCCTACAAAGATGCAATTCCAAAACAGTATCAAATGTTAGCAGAGGCAGCTTGTGTGATTGTTCCATTGTTTAAACAAAAGACGAATATATTGCATCCAGAAAATCTTTCTCACTTGAATGGCTATGCGTCCATTTGGTGTTGTATTGAGAATATGTTTCTAGCAATAACTGCTGAGGGATATGCATCTGTTTTGCGTATTCCTTTAGGAGATGAGGGAGATTGGGCAAGAAAAGTTTTAAATTTCCCAGAGGACTACCTTATGCCGTGCTTTATAGCTGTGGGAAAAGCAAGTGCAAATGCTTCATATGTGGAGCAAAAAGAATACTTTATAACTGAAAGAATACACAAGAATGTTTGGTAG
- a CDS encoding alpha/beta hydrolase, with protein sequence MYKKDDVWRKVQDYLPLDNRLCSDTEPEEIFLHLKDGNRIHLDIYSLLNPKGIIILFHGVGGNGRLLSFLAVPLFKSGYKVICPDMPLYGYSEYTGTVNYDMWVKDGLEITEYYAKEKLPMFLFGLSAGGMLAYQVACQAPSIRGVLATCILDQRLETVREKTASNPYLVRFGLPIAASIKKWFSNIRIPIKWVANMKAIVNNKELAKLLMSDKKSSGAKISLDFLYTMLHPNVIIEPRDFNIPFCLLHPENDLWTSVSLSRLFYDKIECEKEIHMLKDAGHFPIEEQGLKTLQEKSLAFIEKHLYD encoded by the coding sequence ATGTATAAAAAAGACGATGTATGGCGGAAAGTACAGGATTATCTTCCGTTAGACAATAGACTATGTTCAGATACAGAACCAGAAGAAATATTCTTGCATTTAAAAGATGGAAATCGGATACATTTAGATATTTATTCCTTACTGAACCCTAAAGGTATCATCATTCTTTTTCATGGAGTTGGGGGAAATGGGCGGCTACTTTCCTTTTTGGCTGTTCCACTTTTTAAAAGTGGATATAAAGTGATTTGCCCAGATATGCCTTTATATGGGTATAGTGAATACACAGGCACAGTTAACTATGATATGTGGGTGAAGGATGGACTTGAAATAACAGAGTATTATGCTAAAGAAAAGCTCCCTATGTTTCTATTTGGCCTTAGTGCAGGCGGAATGTTAGCTTATCAGGTCGCCTGTCAAGCGCCCTCAATACGGGGTGTGTTAGCAACATGTATTTTGGATCAAAGATTGGAAACTGTAAGAGAAAAAACTGCGTCAAATCCGTATCTTGTACGTTTCGGACTTCCTATTGCAGCAAGTATCAAAAAGTGGTTTTCTAATATTCGCATCCCTATAAAATGGGTTGCAAACATGAAAGCGATAGTAAACAATAAAGAGTTAGCAAAGCTACTTATGAGTGATAAGAAATCATCCGGTGCAAAAATTTCTCTGGACTTTTTATATACCATGCTTCATCCTAATGTGATAATAGAGCCGAGAGATTTTAATATCCCTTTTTGCCTTCTTCATCCAGAGAATGATTTATGGACTTCTGTATCCTTAAGCCGCCTGTTTTACGATAAAATTGAATGTGAGAAAGAAATACACATGCTTAAAGATGCAGGACATTTTCCTATCGAAGAGCAAGGCTTAAAAACCCTTCAAGAAAAGAGCTTGGCATTTATTGAAAAACACTTGTATGACTAA